TACAATCAACTTCTCTCTTTTATTTTATTTTCTCAGAATTCGTTTCTCTGTTATTATTAGATAACGCTACGAACTTTGCGTAGATGATGTTCCGTTGGTGGCGATAGAGCTTGTAAACAATATATATATATATATTGAGATAATAGAGATAAGATCGCATTGGATAGATTAGTGAATAAGCTGTTACTTCTCTCTCTCTCTGACTCCTCTCTGCATAGAGTTCAAAAGAGTGTGTGTGTTTGAGGCTAAAGCAATATTTGACTCAATTTTTTGTGATCTGATTTTCAGAAACAGCTTCATCGTCAGAGATGGCGGCTCCTTCAGATAATGCACCACCAACTCAGGCTTCTTCCTTGGCCTCCAAGTTACAGTAAGTTTACTTTCCTTTTTTTTTCCTATGATCTTTCACAGGATCCAGTGTGTTCAGATTAAGCCACATTCTTTAGTTTAAACCACAAGAATCTAACAGTTGTTATTAGCACTTAGCTTATCGGATTAGCGCTCTATTGATTCAGGATAAGCGAGGAGGTCGAAAGAAGATACAATATGATTAAAAGCGTCGGCGAGCAATGCATAAACGATGATGAGCTGAGAGACCTTCTGGCTAAGAAGGCTGCTCCGGTCTGCTATGACGGTTTTGAACCATCAGGAAGGATGCATATCGCTCAGGTGAGTTATAACTAGTTCATATTGTTTTGCTTCTGCTAGCGCGTTTAAATCTAAGAGTATTTATATCCTTCGGCAGGGACTGATGAAGATCATGAACGTGAACAAACTGACATCTGCTGGCTGCCGAGTCAAAATTTGGATCGCTGATTGGTTTGGGTTTATGAACAACAAGTTGGGAGGAGATTTGAAGAAAATAAGGATTGTTGGAGAATATTACAAGGAGATATTTCAAGCTGCTGGGATGAACGGTGGGAATGTGGAGTTTCTATGGTCTTCCGATGAGATTAACGCTAGGGGAGATGAGTACTGGCCTCTTGTGATGGACATTGCCTGCAGAAACAGTCTCGCCAAAATAAAACGGTATACACACACACGTTTTCGTTTTATCTGAATTGGCGATGAATGATGATGGACCTTCATGTGTTTGTTTCTGTTCCTATCAGGTGTATGCCTATTATGGGTCATAGTGAGACAGATGAGCTCAGTGCAGCTCACGTTCTGTATGTATGTATGCAATGTGCCGACCCTTTGTTCCTAGAGGTACTTTCTATATATATTTTGTACAAGGCTCTAGCATTTAACTGTCTTCGGATCCTTGGCAACCAGTTTTTAGTGGCGCTCTGATCTATGAATATCATGTGCATCGAACTTTTGACTTTTGTTGTTGAAACGTGTTTTTAATTAACCTTATGCAGGCAGATATTTGCCAGCTTGGGATGGATCAGCAAACAGTGAATTTGCTAGCAAGAGACTACTGTGATGAGACTGAGAGGGGGAACAAACCTGTCATCCTGTCTCACCGTAAATTTCTCATATCTGTTCTGTTCTCATGTGTATTTTTTCAAATGTTTCTTATCATCTCAATTATTGATGTATTTCAGATATGCTTCCTGGTCTTCTACAAGGGCAGACAAAGATGTCTACGAGTGATCCTTCATCTGTCATCTTCATGGAAGATGACGAGGTAAAGTAGCTAGTTCGACACTAAGTTTAAAAATTCAGAGAGGAGTTTATAGTTATTGAATGGTGTTTTAATGACCGTAACTTCTAGGCTGAAGTTAATAGGAAGATAAGAAAGAAAGCTTTCTGCCTTCCGAAGATTGTGGAAGGTAACCCATGCTTGGAATACGTCAAATACATCATTCTACCATGGTTCAGTGAGTTCACAGTTGAAAGAGATGAAAAGTTCGGCGGTAACAAGTGAGTTTTTACTATTTTTCTAGACCTTTTGAGTTTATTGTTCTGTTCCCTTTGGTCAGTTTATCTACAAGTAAGTTGCTAAATGAAATTTTATAAAATGTCAGGACCTTCAGTAACTTTGAAGACATTGCCGCTGACTATGAGAGAGACCAGTTGCACCCTACGGATCTGAAGAAGGCTCTGTCGAAAGCATTGAATAAGATACTGCAAGTGAGTATTTCCTTCCGTAACAACAACACGGTTATATAGTATCAAACATTTCTTTTGTATGAATCATCGTGGAACATAGAAAGAGACCTCCTTATATGTATTTTTTTTCTTGGACAACTTTAATCTGTGTGTTTTACGCATATTGCAGCCTATCCGTGATCATTTCAAAACTAACAATCGTGCCAAGAATCTGCTAAAAGAGGTCAATAATCTGCTCAAACAGGTAAGAAATCTATTATTTCCAGTTTGAAGTCATGTTTCATGTCTCACCAATTACTTATGGCACGCTATTTCTTGGACAGTCATACGCAGCTTCTGAATTTCTCTCTTCTTTTTGGTTTGTCATGTCTTATTGTAGGATCATAAAAGCAACAGGTAAAATGAAAATACAAGAGCAAGAAGCTTTACTTAAAAATGTCAATATGTCAGAAACCTCTCTCTTACCTGTAACACTTTTTAACCCAAAAAAAATGGTGTAATCCCTGGATTTTTGTCTTGCTCTGCCAGAGTTGTTCCAACGGCTCTATCCAAGGAGATGGAGGCTCTTTCCGTCAACGCACCTTCCTCAGCTTCCGGATTACAGTGAGTAATCTTGTAGTGCTTTCTTCTATTCAGTCTCTCATTGTTTATAGCTTAGCATCCGAGAAAATGACCAACTTAGGAATGTTATATGTCTGTTTTCTCATTTAACTATTTTTCTTCTGTGGCTCTGATTTTGGAGATACACGTTATTGCTCTAGTTAACAATTTCCTCTGGTGATTTAAGATAGACAAGCATAAATTTTAGTTCAACTTATCCACTTTTTGCGAGTATTAAATAGGTTTGTGAGTTGTGAATATTGTATTTTGGGATCTTTTTTTAGCTGATTAGCATTACTATTTATTCAGGATGAGCGAAGAGGTAGAGAAAAAATACAATATTGTAAGGAGTATTGGCGAGGAATGCATACAAGAGGATGAGCTAAAGAATTTGTTAGCCAAGAAGCCTACTCCAATCTGCTACGATGGTTTTGAACCATCGGGAAGGATGCACATCGCCCAGGTAGGATGATCATTCTGTTTATGCTTTAGAGATTCTGAGTGGCCAATCATGACTGATGAAAAAAGATTGTTCATTAGGACAAACGATGTCTACTTCTATAAGAACGTTGTTGTAACTTGTTTCAGGGAGTGATGAAGGTCACAAATGTGAACAAACTGACGTCAGCTGATTGCAAAGTGAAAATCTGGATCGCAGATTGGTTTGCTCAGCTGAACAACAAGTTGGGAGGTGACTTGGAGAAAATCAAAGTTGTTGGTGAATACTTCAAGGAGATTTGGGAAGCTGGTGGGATGAATCCTGAGAAAGTAGAGTTTCTTTGGGCTTCAGATGAAATCAGTACAAGGGGCAATACGTATTGGCCTCTTGTGATGGATATTGCACGTAGAAACAACCTACGTCGAATCTTGAGGTAATCAATCAATTCACCCCCTCTGGTTCATGTAGTTATGCAGTGACTATGGTACTCTGAAAGAAACATGCTTCCTTTTTTCCTTATAGGTGTGGGCAGATCATGGGACGTAGTGAGACAGAGGTCCTAAGTGCAGCGCAAATCCTCTACCCTTGTATGCAGTGTGCGGATATTTTCTTACTTGAGGTATAACTTCGTTTTTTTCTTTCTTATAATGCATTTTTGGTTCATATCACGCTTCTATTGATACCTTGTTGTTGTTTGACATGTGTAGGCTGATATCTGCCAGCTAGGGATGGATCAGAGGAAAGTAAACATGCTTGCAAGAGAGTACTGTGATGACATTAAGAGAAAAAATAAACCCATCATCTTGTCTCACCGTATGTTTCTTTGCATATTCTGTTTCTTCCTTCACCACCGTGTTTCTCATCTCATGTTCTAACTGTTGTTTATTGCTTTTGCAGATATGCTTCCTGGTCTTCGACAAGGACAAGAAAAGATGTCCAAAAGTGATCCATCATCTGCCATATTTATGGAAGATGAGGAGGTGAACTGAACTTACAAAAAAAAACAGAGAAGATTTTTTTTTTTTGAAGGTATCTGACTTGTGTCTTCTTCTAGGATGCTGTTAACAAGAAGATCAGCGAAGCTCATTGCCCAGAGAGAACTGTTGCAGGAAATCCGTGTCTTGAATACGTCAAGTACTTAGTTCTACCACGATTCAATGAGTTCGTGGTTGAAAATGAAAAGAATGGCGGTAACAAGTGAGTTGATGGAAATAAATCTTGGTTGCATTACATAGGATTTTATCTCAGACTGATCTTTGAAAATTTTCCAAACTGTGTCAGGACCTTCACAAGCTTTGAAGATATTGCTGCTGACTACGAGAGCGGCGAGTTGAGTCGTGAAGATCTGAAGAAAGCTTTGATAAAGGCATTGAATATAATGCTGCAAGTAAGTACTTCCCTCTGTGAATGATGATGATATGATATTTCTCAACAAACATGAGCAAGAGCAACATTCAATCTTTCTTCTGATGTTTTGAGTCATTAGTTTTTATTACGTATGTGAATGATATGCTTCTTATCAATACCTGTATATATCTCAGCCTGTTCGCCATCATTTCAAAACCAACGAGCGCGCCAAAAATCTACTGAAACAGGTCAAGGTAATAAATTGTTTTCCCCTTTGTGTTTATGGTTTTACTAACCACATTGCTTGTATATTGACATGAGTCCTGTTTGACTCTTTTGGTTTGTCGTTTTTTACCTTGTTTTATTTAGCTTTTTGGAGTCACCAGATGAAGCCGCAAACGCAAAGAAGGAAAAACTTGTGTTCATCGTTGGAGCCTTAAGGATTTGAGCTACTTGCAATTCTATTGAGTTATCTTTTGCTTTTAGAAGAGCTAAACTTCAGAGATTAGTGCTTAAGAAACCAAGTGTTCATATATACTGTTTCAGCAGACAAGAATTTTAATTACAATGATAAGTGAAAATGGACTGGAGATTCTTGTTTCCAACATTAGTGAGGTTGAGGTTGTCTATCGTTGAGAAATATTACATAGACGATCCGACAACCAAAAATACTACCAGCCTTATAAGGATCTACGCCTAACTGCATTTGGATCTACCATCAGATAAACCCACATTCTGCTGTTATAAATGCAAAGTACAAAATAAAATCAGTTAAGTGAATTTTTTTTTTAATATATTGAATGTTTAAGTGAAAGCTATATTTTTGAATACATCTTTTAAAATATAATTTTGACTTCTTCTTTCAAAAAAAAAAATCATTATTTTTGATAATTTAATATTAATTTAAAATAAATTATCTAATATAATACAAAATCTAATATTATTAACAAAAAATTCGAATTTAATTATATAATAAATTATATATAAAAATTCTTTAAAGGTATTAAATATATTGACCACTCTAACTTTTAACGTGTGAGTTTAAAGACAAAAAACTAAATTTTTCATTTTTCAAGTTTTTTGTATTCAAAAATATAGCTTTCACTTAACTGATTTTTTTTTAATATAGTGAATGATTAATAGATTTGAAGATAACATTTTAAAAATAAAATACACTATTGTTTTCAAATTTTGAATACAAAAAATGTGAAAAATGAAAAATTTAAATGTAAATATCCGAAAACCCGACCTAGAATAACCGAACCTGGACTAAAAATACTCGAACCCAACCCGAAGTATAAAAATACCCGAATGGATTCTGTACTCCTATACCGTAATACCCAAAAATCGGATATTTTCCTATCCGAACCCGAACAAATATATGAACGCCCACCTCCTAGGCACGTCGCATCAAACCCGTATGAAGAATCATTGGGTATTTTATTTGATGAAAAGGCCCAATAGACATGACTAGATAATGGTGACCAATGCCCAATTTTAAGTAAAAATTCGACCCAGCTTAGCCCAACTGATATATAAGAGATAAAGATACCGTTATCGGTTGTCTCGTACTGCACACGATTTTTTTGAGAGATTTCAAAGGGCTTGTGTAGGTTTGGAAAGGTATGGCTAACAAAGAATCAAGTGAGCTGGGGAATTTACCAACATCCCCAATGGCTAAGCGCGCCCGAACGTGTGAAACTACAGGAGAACGGCTACGGGGACCGGTACGGGTACCCCGCTCGATCGGCTTGACAAATCGTGGTCTGGCCTATGTAAGTACTATTCCTTATGATATGGTTTTGAATTCATGGTCGTTTTACTTTTGGATGATCTGTACGAGTCTCACAGAATAAATTTAATTTTTTTTTTGTTAGGGTTTTGATCTGTATTACAATGACGATCCGCCTACATTATTAGTTCCGTGTACTTGGAGTAAAAACTATGGTATCGGTCTCTATGGTAGGATTGGACTCCAATGCTACAATCTTCAGAAGGTAAAACTAACTAACTAACTGATATCATTAATCATCACTTATTCTCTTTTTGTCTGAATTTTTCGGTTTTGTTTGTTTTCCCGTTTTGACAGGGAACAAACTTAAAGTTTAAACGCTTGGAGAAACATAGTACCAAGGACACTTCGTTCTTCAGCCTCTACATAACTTTGGAGGCAACCGATCCGGCCACTGGCTCTGTCTGCTCTTTTCAGACTCAGTTTGGCGATGCAGGACGCCGCATTTCGTTGGGGGCTAGGATTACCTGGTTGACCTTAGCGTCCACAATCAAACAAATATGTAAGATTTCTTCTTATTCAATCAGGACTCTTAACTGTTTTCAAAGGTGACCTTGGCCCTGCGCTTTTCAAACACACAAGTTTATGGATAGCTCTTTTTAAAAAAAGTGTATTTAGAGGACTAACTGTTTTCTGACATCAGATAACCAGCCTATTGATGATGTATGGGACGAGGACACACCTGGAATAAATGAGTTCTACAAAGTTCCAATGCCCAAATGGTTTTCTGATGAAGCCAGGGAACGTGACAGTAAAAAGTATTACGTGGTAATAACATCAGATGATCTATTCATGGAGTTTTTTTTTTACTTGTATATGTTTCAGTTAGTAACCTAGGTTGGTATCATTCATTTCCTTCGCAGGTGCCAGAATCAGAGCTGCATGACAATGACTGGCTTCAACTTCTCATGGAAGTCGCCTTCTTCTCCAAAGCAGATCGTGTATGTACTTTTCTTTCTTTTTTTTTGCAATTTTCTTGTCCTCTCTCTCCCAAAGCAACAAAACTTGAAACTTGTTATCTTCCCCCTCTTATGATTGTAATTGCAGTGTTTGGATGCTTACCTACCCTTGGAGCTCAAGAACGTTGTTGTGGAAACTTTTGAAGATTACACAACAGAGCCTAGTGAGAAGCTCAAAGCTGATAACGCAATCTTCTACATTAGTTACAAGTGTTGCTCTGATCCTTCAACGCCTTTGGCTGGTGATCACCGTGCCATAGTAAGGAAAACCATGGATGGCAAACCAGGCCACATGTGTCTTGAGGTTGCTCTTACCAAAGAACAAGAATGAAGAAGAGTAATCTGCCTTGTTATGTTCTATCATCAGTTTTGTGTTTTGTTTCATGCTGGTGTTTTTATGTATTCAACACTCTTTTGAACTATTTACTTTTGGAATATCTATATTTATTTAACCTCCAACTGAGTTATTCATGTTTGCCTAGATCAAAAAAATCCAGAAGCTTTTGTTTTAAGAAAAAAAGATTATTGATCGAAACATTTTTAATTTTGAAAATCTATGGTAGGAGTCAAATCTTAGTTAGCTGTCTCATACCATATGTGTTTTGGGTCAGCTTGATAGTATAAACCCTTTTTTCTTGCCTTTCAACTTCTTTCATGTGAAAGCTATTGACATTCCAACGTAGTTAATAAGCAGGAAGACACAGAAGTATATCTAGATTCACACAATACTTCATTAACGCTAGGGGAGATGAGTACTGGCCTCTTGTGATGGACATTGCCTGCAGAAACAGTCTCGCCAAAATAAAACGGTATACACACGTTTTCATTAACGCTGTTATTATCTGAATTGGTGATGATGGAACTTCATGAGTTTGTTTCTGTTCCTATCAGGTGTATGCCTATTATGGGTCATAGTGAGACAGATGAGCTCAGTGCAGCTCACGTTCTGTATGTATGTATGCAATGTGCCGACCCTTTGTTCCTAGAGGTACTTTCTATATATATTTTGTACAAGGCTCTAGCATTTAACTGTCTTTGGATCCTTGGCAACCAGTTTTTAGTGGCGCTCTGATCTATGCATATCATGTGCATCGAACTTTTGACTTTTGTTGTTGAAACGTGTTTTTAATTAACCTTATGCAGGCAGATATTTGCCAGCTTGGGATGGATCAGCAAACAGTGAATCTGCTAGCACGAGACTACTGTGATGAGACTGAGAGGGGGAACAAACCTGTCATCTTGTCTCACCGTAAAATTTCTCCTATCTGTTCTGTTCTCATGTGTTATCTTTTCAAGTGTTCTTACCATCTCTAGTTGTGATGTATTGCAGATATGCTTCCGACAAAGATGTCTAAGAATGATCCTTCATCTGCCATCTTCATGGACGATGATGAGGTAAAGTAGCTAGTTCGACACTAAGTTTTAAAAATTAGAGAGGAATTTATAGCTATTGAATGGTGTTTAATGACCGTCACTTCTAGGGTGAAGTTAATAGGAAGATAAAAAAGAAAGCTTACTGCCCTCCGAAGATTGTGGAAGGTAACCCATGCCTGGAATACGTCAAATACATCATTCTACCATGGTTCAATGAGTTCACTGTCGAACGAGATGAAAAACACGGTGGTAACAAGTGAGTTTTTACTATTTTTGCTAGACCTTTTGAGTTTCTTTGTTCTGTTTATGTCTCTTTTTGTCGGTTTGTCTAGCAGTACGTTGCAAAAATGAAATTATGTAATATGTCAGGACCTTCGATAACTTTGAAAACATTGCTGCTGACTATGAGAGCGACAAGTTGCACCCTATGGATCTGAAGAACGCTCTGTCGAAAGCATTGAATAATATACTGCAAGTGAGTATTTCTTTCTATAACAACAATACCGTTATAGTATTAGCAAACGTTTCTTTTGTATAGTTTTTTTTTTTTGGGACAACTTTAATCTGTGTTTTACGCATATTGCAGCCTGTCCATGATCATTTCAAAACTAACAATCGTGCCAAGAATCTGCTCAAACAGGTAAGAAATCTATCTTTTCAGTTCGAACTCATGTAGTCATGTTTCATGTCTCACCATGGCACTATTGCTTGGACATTCATACGCAGCTTATAAATTTTCTCTCTTCTTTTTGGTTTGTCACGTCTTTTTGTAGGATCAGAAAACCAACAGGTAAAAAGAAGCTTTTACTCAAACGTCAATATGTCAGAAACCTCTCTTACCTATAACAATTTTCAAAACCAAAAATTGGTGTAATCCCTTGATTTTTGTCTTGCTCTGTCAGAGTTGTTGCAACGGAGCTATACAAGGAGATGGAGGCTCTTTCCGTCAACGCACCTTCCTCAGCTGCCGGTTTACAGTGAGTAAAGTAATCTTGTAGTGGATCTTGTAGTAATCTTTTAGTTCAACTTCTCCAAATTTTGTTATCCAATAGGTTTGTGAGTTAGGATATTGTATTTTGGATCTTTTTTTAGCTGATTAGCATTACTATTAATTCAGGATGAGCGAAGAGGCAGAGAGAAAATACAATATTGCGAGGAGTATTGGCGAGGAATGCATACAAGAGGATGAGCTAAAGAATATGTTAGCCAAGAAGCCTACTCCAATCTGCTACGATGGTTTTGAACCATCAGGAAGGATGCACATCGCCCAGGTAAGATTGTTCATTAGGACAAAACGAGTGTGTATTTTTATAAGAACGTTGTTGTAACTTGTTTCAGTTTTTTGGTGTTAATAGGGAGTATGAAGGTCACAAATGTGAACAAGCTGACGTCATCTGGTTGCCAAGTGAAAATTTGGATTGCAGATTGGTTTGCTCAGTTGAACAACAAGTTGGGAGGTGACTTGGAGAAAATCAAAGTTATTGGTGAATACTTCAAGGAGATTTGGCAAGCTGGTGGGATGAACCCCGAAAAAGTAGAGTTTCTTTGGGCTTCAGAAGAAATCAGTAGTAGGGGAAATAAGTACTGGCCGCTTGTGATGGATATTGCTCGCAGAAACAACGTACGTCGAATCTTGAGGCAATCGATTCCCCCCCCCCCNNNNNNNNNNNNNNNNNNNNGTTTTTAACCGAACTCGCCGAACCAAGGCTTATAAAAAAAACTCAGCTTTCAGTTTGGTTTGTTAATCGGTTAGTTTGATTTTTCAAAAAAGAAAAAAATTTGTTAACCAAATTTCGACCTAAACTAACCAAATAACCAAAATTTCAAACTGAAATAGTCGAAATTATCCAATTTAACTTGAATATATTTAAAACCAAAAACTTGGGTTAGTTTAAGTAAAAATTTCAAAGCCCGAACTATCCAAATACCAAACTGAGCTTTTGTCCGGTTCAATTTGGTGAGAACTACCTGAACCGCAGGCCTAGTAATGACAATGGTTCTAAATGAAATATGTTTCCTTTTCCTTATAGGTGTGGGCAGATCATGGGGCGTAGTGAGACAGAGGTTCTAAGTGCAGCGCAAATCCTTTACCCTTGTATGCAGTGTGCGGATATTTTCTTTCTTGGGGTATGTCTTTTTTTTACATGCATTCTTGGTACACATTTCTATGATTGATATTGGTACTTATTATTTGACTTGTGTAGGCGGATATCTGCCAGCTAGGGATGGATCAACGGAAAGTAAACATGCTAGCAAGAGAATACTGTGATGACATTAAGAGGAAAAACAAACCCATCATCTTGTCTCACCGTATGTTTTTCTGCAATTCTGTTCTTCCTTCACCGTGTTCGTCATCTCATGTTTTAATTGGTTGTTGTTGATGGTTTTGCAGATATGCTTCATGGTCTTCTTGAAGGACAAGAGAAGATGTCCAAAAGCAATCCATCATCTGCCATATTTATGGAAGATGAGGAGGTAAACTGAACTTACAGAAACAGATAAAGATTTTTTTTTTTTTTTGAAAGTATCTGACTTGTGGTGATCTTGTCTTTTAGGATGCTGTTAATGAGAAGATCAGCCAAGCTCATTGCCCACTAAAAACTGTTGTAGGCAATCCATGTCTTGAATACATCAAGTACCTAGTTCTACTACGATTCAACGAGTTCGTGGTTGAACAGAATGGCGGTAACAAGTGAGTTGATGGAAACTAAATCTCGGTGCATTAT
The DNA window shown above is from Brassica oleracea var. oleracea cultivar TO1000 chromosome C3, BOL, whole genome shotgun sequence and carries:
- the LOC106332865 gene encoding tyrosine--tRNA ligase 2, cytoplasmic-like — its product is MAAPSDNAPPTQASSLASKLQISEEVERRYNMIKSVGEQCINDDELRDLLAKKAAPVCYDGFEPSGRMHIAQGLMKIMNVNKLTSAGCRVKIWIADWFGFMNNKLGGDLKKIRIVGEYYKEIFQAAGMNGGNVEFLWSSDEINARGDEYWPLVMDIACRNSLAKIKRCMPIMGHSETDELSAAHVLYVCMQCADPLFLEADICQLGMDQQTVNLLARDYCDETERGNKPVILSHHMLPGLLQGQTKMSTSDPSSVIFMEDDEAEVNRKIRKKAFCLPKIVEGNPCLEYVKYIILPWFSEFTVERDEKFGGNKTFSNFEDIAADYERDQLHPTDLKKALSKALNKILQPIRDHFKTNNRAKNLLKEVNNLLKQDHKSNRVVPTALSKEMEALSVNAPSSASGLQMSEEVEKKYNIVRSIGEECIQEDELKNLLAKKPTPICYDGFEPSGRMHIAQGVMKVTNVNKLTSADCKVKIWIADWFAQLNNKLGGDLEKIKVVGEYFKEIWEAGGMNPEKVEFLWASDEISTRGNTYWPLVMDIARRNNLRRILRCGQIMGRSETEVLSAAQILYPCMQCADIFLLEADICQLGMDQRKVNMLAREYCDDIKRKNKPIILSHHMLPGLRQGQEKMSKSDPSSAIFMEDEEDAVNKKISEAHCPERTVAGNPCLEYVKYLVLPRFNEFVVENEKNGGNKTFTSFEDIAADYESGELSREDLKKALIKALNIMLQPVRHHFKTNERAKNLLKQVKLFGVTR
- the LOC106330871 gene encoding tyrosine--tRNA ligase 2, cytoplasmic-like, producing MCFGFTQYFINARGDEYWPLVMDIACRNSLAKIKRCMPIMGHSETDELSAAHVLYVCMQCADPLFLEADICQLGMDQQTVNLLARDYCDETERGNKPVILSHHMLPTKMSKNDPSSAIFMDDDEGEVNRKIKKKAYCPPKIVEGNPCLEYVKYIILPWFNEFTVERDEKHGGNKTFDNFENIAADYESDKLHPMDLKNALSKALNNILQPVHDHFKTNNRAKNLLKQVRNLSFQVVATELYKEMEALSVNAPSSAAGLQMSEEAERKYNIARSIGEECIQEDELKNMLAKKPTPICYDGFEPSGRMHIAQVRFFLVLIGSMKVTNVNKLTSSGCQVKIWIADWFAQLNNKLGGDLEKIKVIGEYFKEIWQAGGMNPEKVEFLWASEEISSRGNKYWPLVMDIARRNNVRRILRCGQIMGRSETEVLSAAQILYPCMQCADIFFLGADICQLGMDQRKVNMLAREYCDDIKRKNKPIILSHHMLHGLLEGQEKMSKSNPSSAIFMEDEEDAVNEKISQAHCPLKTVVGNPCLEYIKYLVLLRFNEFVVEQNGGNKTFTSFEDIAAEYESGELSEEDLKKKALIKALNIMLQPVRDHFKTNERAKNLPEQVRAFRVTR
- the LOC106333398 gene encoding UPF0725 protein At5g63820-like: MANKESSELGNLPTSPMAKRARTCETTGERLRGPVRVPRSIGLTNRGLAYGFDLYYNDDPPTLLVPCTWSKNYGIGLYGRIGLQCYNLQKGTNLKFKRLEKHSTKDTSFFSLYITLEATDPATGSVCSFQTQFGDAGRRISLGARITWLTLASTIKQIYNQPIDDVWDEDTPGINEFYKVPMPKWFSDEARERDSKKYYVVPESELHDNDWLQLLMEVAFFSKADRCLDAYLPLELKNVVVETFEDYTTEPSEKLKADNAIFYISYKCCSDPSTPLAGDHRAIVRKTMDGKPGHMCLEVALTKEQE